In the Methanobacterium formicicum genome, TTCAGATCGAGCTTAAAGATGACCTGAGTGAAATAGATGTTCCTTCACTGATTATTGCCGGTTCTGAAGATACATTTACCCCTCCTCATCATGGGATTTTCATCAGTAACAACTTAAAACAGGGAAAAATGGTAATTATGGAAGGTGTTGGTCATAATTTGCTGGTGGAACAACCTGAAAAAACTCATTCCCTAATAAAAGATTATTTAAAATTGTCCAGGTTTAAAACTGATTGAAGATAAATAAATGGCTAAATGAGTTATAACATCTAACCTGAGTTGTTCTGATAATCACATTATATGCATAACGGAGTCATATCTATGGAATACCCTGAAAAAACTGCTGGATATAATATGGTGAATAATGTTCCTGTATTTAATGACGATAACACTCTGGCTGAGATTGAAAAGGCACTGGAGGATGCAGCTCACCAATTCACAACTTTGGATTACATTTATCTCACTAAAAAAGATAACACCCTGGTTGGTGTTATTTCCATTAAAAATCTAATGTCCAGTGGGGATAAAAGTTTAAAGGCCAGTGATATTATGATCCGTGACCTGGTCACCACTGATGTTACCAATGATCAGGAAAATGTGGTTTACCTGGCCCTTTCTCATGGTTTAAAATCCATTCCCGTGGTGAATGAAGAAAAGGGTTTTATGGGGGTGGTGCCCTACGATACCATACTCCAGATATTCAACCACGAGGTGCAGAGTGATGTGTTCAACTTTGGAGGAATATTCCACCGTGTGGGGGATGAATACACCACCATACATTCTTCAGCCCTCCACATGATACGTTCGCGCCTTCCCTGGCTTATAATTGGCGTTATTGGAGGTACACTTGCTGCATCCCTGATTGCCCAGTTTGAAGAACTTCTATCCAGTTTCATTGCCCTGGCCAGCTTCATACCAGTGATGGTGTACATGAGTGATGCTGCCGGGGCCCAGACTGAAGCCCTGATAATCCGTAGCATGGCCCTGGAATCCCACCTCAATGTTCGAAAATACCTCGCCCGGGAAGTAGTGGTGGCCATTACCCTGGCTGCTGTATCCGGTTTGTTTGCTGCTTTTTTAGCTTATATGACCCGTCAAAGCCTAATACTGGGAGTTATTATTTTCCTGGCACTGTTTTTAAGCATCATTGCCTCGGTTACCATTAACACCTTTGCTCCCCTAATTTTAAAGAAGTTTAATTACGACCCGGCATTGGCCACCGGACCACTGGCTACCATATTCAGTGATATAGCTACCCTGGCTATTTATCTGGCAGTGGCCATGACTTTACTCCGTGGAGTTTGATTAAAATTAAACCTGCCCCAAAAAAAAATTAACCTCCACAATTTGATAACATTAACTAATTTAATTAGGGTTTAACAACAGAATATAATAGGAATTGTGGGGGCAATAAAAATCCATTGGGGGGACTATATGGGGGAAAAATTATATTTACTGGGGTTAATAACACTTTTATCATCATTAATTATAGTGGGGGGTAGTTTAACTTCATTCAGTTCTTCAGATTCACCAGTTATATCTAATGTGGTTGTTGATGCTGGTTTTACTTATTACTGGGAGAATCATGCCTATTCTGGTGATCTTAATAGCATCTTTCCCCTACGTTTCCTGTCACCAGCTCCCCCTCGCCCACTCTCCCCGGAATCAACTCGGTATCTTTCACCTCACTCCTCCCGGATTTTATCCAGTTCTCCCTTAAGACCATTATCAGAGTTTTCCCCCCGAACTCTATCATCACTACCCCTGAGACCATTATCAACCGTGGTTACTCGTCCACTTTCCCCCTCAACAAAAAGAGAACTTTCGACCGAGTCAACACGGCCTTTATCCCCTTCACCTCAACGTACCCTCTCCCCTTACCCAAAAAGACCAATATCAAGCCCGGTGAAAAGAGAATTATCACCTTCTACCACCAGACCTTTATCACCAGCACCGGTGCGACCACTTTAAACTTATTATCTAATTTTTTTTATTCCAGAATTCAAAATTCTCACTTATTTCTCACGTTATTTTTAAATGGAAAATTTTAGGATAAATAATTTGATTAATGGAGGGAGTGTGGGGATAGATATGGTCCCTTAAAATAAATTAACATCAATATTACTATTATAATAAAAAAATGTTGTTACAAACTAATAATGTTGGGATAAAGTTATATTGTTGGAAGATCAATAGGGGTTTGAAGAATTAATTTTTGGAGGGCCACTATTACATGAACAACAGGGAAACTATATTCATTGTTGGAATTTTTTCCATAATCCTCATGGTGGGATTTGCAATGAGCATTATTAAATTTTAATTTTATTCCCAATGGTATGGGGAAAAATCATTAAGCATATCCCTTTTTAAAAATTAAAATTAATAAGAGCCATCTTGGCTGCATTCTGCTCTGCTTCTTTTTTACTTCCCCCACTACCAGTTCCGTAGTTTTCTCCATTGATAATTGCAGCCATGGTGAAGGTTTTGTTATGTGGTTCCCCTTCCTCATGGACCAGATCATAGGTTAAATCCAAGCTCTCATGGTCGCAAAGCTGATTCAATTCAGATTTGTAATCATAAAAAAATACATCTTTCTGTTCTATGTGGGGCAGCACAGTTTGGGAGAGGAACTCTTTCACTGGTTCCAGACCGAGGTCCAGGTACAAAGCCCCGATAAAAGATTCAAAAACATCGGCAACTACTGAATCTACTTCCCGCCTAGTTAGTTCTGCACCGGCACCCATTTTAGTGTACTGGTCCAATCCCCATTCCGTAGAGTAGGCATAAAGTGCCTGTTTACATACGAAGTTAGCACGCATACGGGTTAATTCACCTTCGTTTAACCCTGGATCCATTTTATATAAAAATTCAGAGACCACCAGGTCCAGTACGGCATCCCCCAAAAATTCCAGGCGTTCATAACACTCACTGAGACCGTTTTCATGGGAATAAGACTCATGTAAGAAGGCCAGTTCGTAAAGATGGGTATCATTGGGTTTAATTGAAAAATTATCCAGTAGTTTCATATTATCACTGATCTATATTAGTATATGTTCTAATATGACTTAAAATAATTTGCTTTTTTTTAAAATATGGTTTAAGCTGACTAAACTCAAAATTGGTTAGTTTTATCAGGCCAATATATTTAATACAGGCATTTCCATTTGTATAATCCTTTTACATTTATTTATCCAGTTCCGGGTTGTTGGAGATGTTTACCAGGGCCACCAGGGCCACGAATATCATGGTGAACACGGTAATTAAAGCCATATCAATGGTGATGTAGTTGTACTGGAAAAATATGAATAATATAGTTCCCAGGGCAGTTATACCATAAACTAACGCAGCTTCACTCCAGTAGGGCTTACTGGTGATTTTCGAACGGATTTTATCATTGATAGTGTCATATCGGGAAAGGTACAGGGCAAATATCTGGAAGAAAATGTAGACCACCAGAAACCAGCCAAAGAAGTTGGAGACCGGAACTCCGAAGTAGGCACCGGGATTGGTCCACACCCACATACCCTGTAAGGTGGAAGAAAGGGGATCAATGGTTAAATCCCACATAACCATTATAAACGCCGCTATTAGCGGTACCAGGAAAACCTGTTTTCCCTGAAGTTTTCTAGCGTACTGGCCAGTTAACACGTGGGCTAAAGCAAAGGAAAGATATCCCACCGCGAAGTAGGCAAATATGATTATAAGGGGAACGGTCATCATCCCCAGGCTGGGTGAGTAATGGTAGTATCCAAAGGGGAATCCCGTGGCTATGCTCAGGTTTTCAAAGGTGAAGCTAACGGCCCAGGTAATCAGGAAGAAAATTAACATGTTTTTCTTACCATACCTATCCACTCCGTGTAAAACTGCTAGGACGAATATAAATGCCGTGGCCAGGAAGTAATCTACGGATTGTAAATTGGGATCACTGAAGGTAAAAATCATTAAAATGTTAATTACAAAATAAAGTATTATTAAAAACCATCGCAGCTTATTAAAGGAAGTTTTCGGCTTTTTTACTGTGTTAGGCATGTAAATTTCCCCCTAAAATCCCTATACTAATATATAATCAGATTTATTTAAAGGCGAATAAATATATTTTGATTTTAACCGTTATGGTAAAAATAAAGAGCCTAAAATTAAAAACAAATTGTTACCACCCCCACCTTTGAATCAGGTGAAGTGATCTAATACTATATATACTAGGTTTATCAGTTAATATTGAGGAATTATCCCCGTGATAATACTAACTATAACTGGATTTTTTTTATTCTGGTGATATAATGGGTTATTTAATCTGTGGTAAATGCAAAAGTTACTATGAACTTCAATCCGGTGAATCTGTGAAGGACTTTGCCCGTGAATGTAAATGTGGTGGCAAGTTAAGGTACGTGGAAAATATGGATATTGTGGATCCCGGCTGGAAGCCCACCATTATCCCCCGGAAAAGTACCAGAGCAGAAATCCTGAGAAAAAAACTAAAATCAATTTCATCCCTCCCCCGGGATTTAAAGTACCGTCTGAGCGGATTCTGGAACCGGCTCCGGTACCGATTCCAAAGTGCTCAGAACTGGAATAACACCCAGGGTACCCATGGAAACTACTATGATTATGGAATGAACCCCCTGAATTCCCTCAGAAATGAACTAAATTTAAGAAACATCAGATGGGTCCTAGTTATACCAGTAATAGCAGTAATAACTCTTATACTGACCTTTACTCCAGGTATTCTTACCCTGTTAACCTTTATACTCCTAGCTGCCCTTGGTTACACATTCAACAACCAGATATTAGGAATTAAAAATGCCTTAATTGCCGGCGCCATTTCTTTCTTCCTGGGAAGTCTTTTTACCGGTTCATTTCTCCTTTTAATTCCATTCACTATACTGGGAGCTATTAATGGAGCAGTCTGTGGATGGATTGGTGGTTACCTTAAAAAAATTAGATCCCACAGATCATTTTAATCAAACAGCTCCCAATTGAAAGTGTAGTTCTCGGCTGAATTCCTTAAATAGAGAAAAATTAGAGAAATTTAACTATAAATGAAACACAGTTATCAATAAAACCAGGTGTCTGGAATGGTGGAGCCATCTAAATTAATGGGGAAACCGTAACTACACCTTACCAATGGTATTTTGTTACATTGCCATAAAAGTACTCTTTTGGCTATAAATCTTTAAATGTTCATAGAATTTTTTAGTTAATCTTCTATAATTTCAATCAAAATATGGTAAAATTCCAAAAAATTATTATCATATGAATTCATAATTAATAACATGAAATCCACTATCTATCTAAAATGTCCACAGTGCCGTGAACATGGCCTCCTCATTGAACGGCAGGGCAAATATTTCTGTGCCAATTGTATGTACGACTACACACAATTGAATGATGACCGGGGTAAACTAGACGAAATTTTATTAGAAAATATTAGGGAAGGGGGTTTTGGTTTTCCATTTAGCGCTGCCTTGTATGAACGGGTAACCCTGGTCTCTCCCCAGGAAGCAATGGAATATGTCAAAAGATTGGCTGAAGATAATAATATCGAATTAATGCCCAGTAAAGGGAGTATCCTAAAAAGTTTATGGCCACTTTTAGCTTTAATCATAGTTGTTGTTGTGGTAATAATAGTTGCCTTCTTGTTCGTTGTTAATGGATAGTGGACATCCCACCCAGGGGAAAGAAAGATATTACGAGCGACGATTTAATTTTAAAGAAATAGTTACCCGTAATGGATTAGAGGAACGCACCTGTAAGATATAAACATAGAATAGAATGATTTCAAAAATAGATAAATAAAAAATTATTTCCGAGTTTATTCTAGGACTTAATTTACATCTTAGTTTTAGTATACGAAATGCATTATCCAAAATTTATTTAACTATATTTCCCAATTTCATTTCCTTAAACTTAATTACAAATTCAGTGCCATTGTCACGGTTTAATTCAATTTCGCCATCAATCTGACTAACTAAACCGTTAACTAACTGCATACCTAATGAACTGGTATTTCTAAAGTCTAAATCGGACTGTATCCCCACTCCATCATCACCCACTTTTAAGACATAAATATCATCTTTTTTGGACAGATCAATGAAAACCTTACCATCCATATCTCCAGGGAAACCGTACTTCATGGAATTAGTAATCAGTTCGTTTAATATTAAACCCAGTGGGATGGCAGTGTCAATATCAATACTTACTTCTTCAACATCCAGCAGGAGTTTTACTCGGTCAGGGTCTTTCACATAACTTTGGTAAAGATCCCGGGCTAAAGTGGTGATATATTCTTGAAATTCAATACTTTTTAGGCCCGTGGATTGATAAAGCCTTTGATGGATTAAAGCCATTGATTCAGCACGATGCTGACTTTCTTTGAAAATTTCAATGGATTCCTGATCCTTTAAATAATTAGCCTGAAGATTCAATAGACTGGAAATAATCATCAAATTATTCTTAACCCTATGATGGATCTCCTTAAGAAGCATCTCTTTTTCTTCTATAGATTTTTTTAGTTTTTCCTCAAACTCTTTACGCTCGCTTAAATCTGTCATCACATTTATTACTGCTTCTGGCTTACCTGATACCCCTTGGATTGGCGCAACAGATAGGGACATGAAAATTTTTGATCCATCTTTTTTAAACACTTCAACCTCAAATGGTGTTAAAAGTGGGTTGAAAAGGGTTTCTTTCCCATTTCTTAATCGATCTAACTCTATATGGAGTTTTTCAATAAAATCTAGAGGAACAGTAGGCGATGGTTTTCCAATTACTTCTTTTTCTGTCCATCCAAAAATTCTTTCAGCCGCAGGACTCCAACGATGCACTCGACCATCAAAATCAAGAACAATGATTGCTGCGGGTGATGATTCAATGATCCGTTCCAGTTCCGCTTTAGTACTTTGTAAATCCTCTTCAACCTTTTTAATTTCAGTTATATCCTGAGTAACACCCCTGTTTCCAATTTTTTGGTTATTCTCATCATATATGGCCTTTAATCGAAGCGAAATGAATCTGCTTTCACCATCACCCCTAACTATCCCATGTTGGATGGTGCTGATAATATCCGGGTCATCGATTTCTAAGACCTTGACTGATTCTTTTTCTACATATTCCTTTTCTTCAGGGGGGACGAAACGATTGATATATTCAGCAGCGGACATTTGGTATCCTCCCTGTTCCTGGGCATTGGTTCCGTACAATGCATAAAAATGGTCATCAAAGGTGAACATGTCCGTTTTAATATCATATTCCCATTTCACCAGTTTTGCCATGTCCATACTCATAAGAAGAAGGTCTTGATTTAATTTAAGTTTATCTTCAGCGATTTTAAGTTCAGTTATGTCCTGATTGACACCTCTAGTTCCGATTTTATTACCCTTTTCGTCGAACATGATTTTGAAACGCACTTGCAGGAATCTTCTTTCACCATCGGCCCTAATCATCCAGTGTTGAGGTGTGCTTAAAAAATCAGGATCATCCACTTCAAAGGTCTTGGCAAATTCTTTCTCCATTGTTTCATAGGCACTCGGATCAACGAAACGTTCGGTATATTCTTGTCCAGAAATCATGTTACCGCCTTCTTCTTCAGCTGAAGTGCCATATAATGCATAAAACTGGTCGTCGAAGGTGAATAGATCTTTTTCAGTGTTGTATTCCCAGTAAACCATGTGGGCCATATCCATGCCCATCATCAGACGATCCTCACTCCATCGGAGTTTTTCATCGGCTAGTTTACGGGCGGTAATATCACGTGATACTGCAGATAGTTTTTCTGGTGTGCCATTGGCGTTTAGGATGGGGGTTACGATTACGTCCCACCATTTTGGTGTTCCTTTTAGGGTTGGGCAGTAGGCGGTGAATTGCGCAGTTTTCCCTTCTCTGGCTCTGGTAAGGGCATAGCGTGCATCTGGTTGAAATTCATCAGGGTAGAAATCAATAAGACTTGTATTTAAAATGAGGCTTACGTCGTCAACTTCCATTAGGTTCTGTCCGCCCTCACTCATCATTAAGAGGTTGCCTTCCAGGTCAAGGACTTTAATGCAATCCGGACTTGCGGCAATAATACTGCGGTTGAATTCCTCACTTTCCCGGAGAGCATCTTCAACTTTCTTACGTTTACTTGTATCCCGGGAGATTGATAGAATCACATCTCTTCCATTGATCTGGAATAGACTGTTACTGGTCTCAACTGGGATTCTTTCACCATTTTTGGTGATGAATTCCGTTTCAAAATAGCTTTTTCCATTTATGATCCAATAAGTGTCTTCAGGAATATCAGCCCTTTTATCAGGGACTATTAAATCATCTAGTCCTAACTTTAAGAATTCATCAGGGGAGTAACCCAATTTTTCCAGGCCAGATTTATTAATTTCAATGAAATTTCCTGGCTGACGGTTTTCATAGGAAATTATGGTGATTATGTCCGGAGTATGATTAAAAAATTCCTGGAACTGTATTTTAGTTGTATCCAATATTTCCGGTTCAATGGTACTTTTTTCTTCAGTATCCATATCTTTTCCCCCCAAACATGGAAAAAATCATCCCCTAAATTTAATGCCCAAGATTTGAAATGTTAATTAATGAAAATAATAATGCATGAAAGGTTAAATTGGTAGGTTTAATCTTTAATGGTTTATGGTACTATTTACCCAAATATTATATATTTTTTCGCTATGTCCTTTTATGTGTCCATATTGTTTAATGTGATCACAGTGCTTTTTCAAACCATATCCAATATGGCCA is a window encoding:
- a CDS encoding carotenoid biosynthesis protein, with amino-acid sequence MPNTVKKPKTSFNKLRWFLIILYFVINILMIFTFSDPNLQSVDYFLATAFIFVLAVLHGVDRYGKKNMLIFFLITWAVSFTFENLSIATGFPFGYYHYSPSLGMMTVPLIIIFAYFAVGYLSFALAHVLTGQYARKLQGKQVFLVPLIAAFIMVMWDLTIDPLSSTLQGMWVWTNPGAYFGVPVSNFFGWFLVVYIFFQIFALYLSRYDTINDKIRSKITSKPYWSEAALVYGITALGTILFIFFQYNYITIDMALITVFTMIFVALVALVNISNNPELDK
- a CDS encoding PAS domain S-box protein, which encodes MDTEEKSTIEPEILDTTKIQFQEFFNHTPDIITIISYENRQPGNFIEINKSGLEKLGYSPDEFLKLGLDDLIVPDKRADIPEDTYWIINGKSYFETEFITKNGERIPVETSNSLFQINGRDVILSISRDTSKRKKVEDALRESEEFNRSIIAASPDCIKVLDLEGNLLMMSEGGQNLMEVDDVSLILNTSLIDFYPDEFQPDARYALTRAREGKTAQFTAYCPTLKGTPKWWDVIVTPILNANGTPEKLSAVSRDITARKLADEKLRWSEDRLMMGMDMAHMVYWEYNTEKDLFTFDDQFYALYGTSAEEEGGNMISGQEYTERFVDPSAYETMEKEFAKTFEVDDPDFLSTPQHWMIRADGERRFLQVRFKIMFDEKGNKIGTRGVNQDITELKIAEDKLKLNQDLLLMSMDMAKLVKWEYDIKTDMFTFDDHFYALYGTNAQEQGGYQMSAAEYINRFVPPEEKEYVEKESVKVLEIDDPDIISTIQHGIVRGDGESRFISLRLKAIYDENNQKIGNRGVTQDITEIKKVEEDLQSTKAELERIIESSPAAIIVLDFDGRVHRWSPAAERIFGWTEKEVIGKPSPTVPLDFIEKLHIELDRLRNGKETLFNPLLTPFEVEVFKKDGSKIFMSLSVAPIQGVSGKPEAVINVMTDLSERKEFEEKLKKSIEEKEMLLKEIHHRVKNNLMIISSLLNLQANYLKDQESIEIFKESQHRAESMALIHQRLYQSTGLKSIEFQEYITTLARDLYQSYVKDPDRVKLLLDVEEVSIDIDTAIPLGLILNELITNSMKYGFPGDMDGKVFIDLSKKDDIYVLKVGDDGVGIQSDLDFRNTSSLGMQLVNGLVSQIDGEIELNRDNGTEFVIKFKEMKLGNIVK
- the rnc gene encoding ribonuclease III, whose protein sequence is MKLLDNFSIKPNDTHLYELAFLHESYSHENGLSECYERLEFLGDAVLDLVVSEFLYKMDPGLNEGELTRMRANFVCKQALYAYSTEWGLDQYTKMGAGAELTRREVDSVVADVFESFIGALYLDLGLEPVKEFLSQTVLPHIEQKDVFFYDYKSELNQLCDHESLDLTYDLVHEEGEPHNKTFTMAAIINGENYGTGSGGSKKEAEQNAAKMALINFNF
- a CDS encoding magnesium transporter — its product is MEYPEKTAGYNMVNNVPVFNDDNTLAEIEKALEDAAHQFTTLDYIYLTKKDNTLVGVISIKNLMSSGDKSLKASDIMIRDLVTTDVTNDQENVVYLALSHGLKSIPVVNEEKGFMGVVPYDTILQIFNHEVQSDVFNFGGIFHRVGDEYTTIHSSALHMIRSRLPWLIIGVIGGTLAASLIAQFEELLSSFIALASFIPVMVYMSDAAGAQTEALIIRSMALESHLNVRKYLAREVVVAITLAAVSGLFAAFLAYMTRQSLILGVIIFLALFLSIIASVTINTFAPLILKKFNYDPALATGPLATIFSDIATLAIYLAVAMTLLRGV